The Manihot esculenta cultivar AM560-2 chromosome 1, M.esculenta_v8, whole genome shotgun sequence genome has a window encoding:
- the LOC110626573 gene encoding mavicyanin, protein MANLTSPKSLVLYAFQLLLLAQIQVSCYQYKVGDLDAWSIPSSANPQVYTFWSKYHSFQIGDSLLFLYPPSQDSVIQVTEQNYNSCNLKDPLLYMNNGNSLFNITTHGEFYFTSGIPGHCEKKQKLRISVLSGNGSAYSSSYGPSALPDTAAPSYPTVFGTIPLSPSDSTTNKFSIFLSAVIGAAISSTINGFM, encoded by the exons ATGGCCAATCTTACAAGTCCAAAATCATTGGTCCTCTATGCTTTTCAGCTATTGTTGCTGGCGCAAATCCAAGTCTCCTGCTACCAGTACAAGGTCGGAGATTTAGATGCTTGGAGTATTCCCTCTTCAGCGAACCCACAAGTCTACACTTTTTGGTCCAAATACCACTCCTTCCAGATTGGAGATTCTCTCT TGTTCCTATACCCACCAAGTCAAGATTCAGTGATTCAAGTCACGGAACAAAACTACAACTCCTGCAACCTCAAAGATCCACTCTTGTACATGAACAACGGCAACTCTTTATTTAATATCACTACACATGGGGAGTTCTACTTCACCAGTGGGATCCCAGGGCACTGTGAAAAGAAGCAGAAGCTTCGCATATCTGTGCTTTCTGGGAATGGATCAGCCTACTCTTCCTCTTATGGTCCTAGTGCATTGCCAGACACTGCAGCACCCTCTTACCCCACTGTGTTTGGCACGATCCCATTGTCACCTTCTGATTCAACAACAAACAAATTTTCAATCTTCTTATCTGCCGTTATTGGCGCAGCGATTTCTTCAACGATCAATGGCTTCATGTGA
- the LOC110626563 gene encoding molybdate-anion transporter isoform X1 produces MEIFYFVVFAGLAAVVAALELSKSSRDRINSSSAFNAFKNNYLVVYSLMMAGDWLQGPYVYYLYSQYGFGKGEIGQLFIAGFGSSMLFGTIVGSLADKQGRRRACITYCITYILSCITKHSPDYKVLMLGRVLGGIATSLLFSAFESWLVAEHFKRGFDQQWLSMTFSKAIFLGNGLVAIMSGLFGNILVDTLGLGPVSPFDAAACFLAIGMTIIASSWTENYGDFSENKNLLAQFKVAAVAIASDEKIALLGAIQSLFEGSMYTFVFLWTPALSPNGEDIPHGFIFATFMLASMLGSSIASRLMARSSLKVESYMQIVFVTSAASLLLPVVTNFLIVANREKGGGISFSGCIQLLGFCTFESCVGIFWPSIMKMRSQYIPEEARSTIMNFFRIPLNIFVCVVLYNVDAFPITVMFGMCSIFLFVASLLQRRLLVIAESQKPRSHDWTTMKEMEAEPLNA; encoded by the exons ATGGAGATATTCTACTTCGTGGTATTTGCTGGCCTAGCGGCTGTGGTGGCTGCGCttgaactcagcaaatcaaGCAGAGATCGCATCAACTCATCCTCTGCTTTCAATGCCTTCAAGAACAACTACCTCGTTGTTTATTCCCTCATGATGG CTGGGGATTGGTTGCAGGGACCATATGTGTACTACCTATACAGTCAGTATGGTTTTGGAAAGGGAGAGATAGGCCAGCTCTTTATTGCTGGCTTTGGATCATCTATGTTGTTTGGGACAATTGTTGGTTCTCTTGCTGATAAGCA GGGTCGAAGGAGGGCATGCATTACTTACTGCATAACTTACATTTTAAGCTGCATCACCAAGCATTCTCCTGACTACAAGGTGTTAATGTTGGGACGTGTATTAGGGGGCATTGCCACTTCTCTACTCTTCTCAGCGTTTGAGTCTTGGCTTGTTGCAGAGCACTTTAAG AGGGGTTTTGACCAACAATGGCTGTCAATGACATTCTCAAAAGCAATATTTCTTGGCAATGGTTTGGTTGCGATTATGTCTGGGTTGTTTGGTAATATACTAGTAGATACACTGGGGCTTGGTCCGGTTTCTCCATTTGATGCTGCTGCTTGCTTCCTTGCAATTGGTATGACAATCATAGCATCATCATGGACTGAAAATTATGGAGACTTTTCAGAGAATAAGAACTTACTTGCCCAATTTAAGGTTGCTGCTGTTGCGATTGCCTCTG ATGAGAAAATTGCGTTGTTGGGTGCCATACAGTCCCTATTTGAAGGTTCAATGTACACCTTTGTTTTCCTTTGGACTCCTGCTCTAAGCCCAAATGGTGAGGACATTCCGCATGGTTTTATCTTTGCAACATTCATGCTGGCTTCTATGTTGGGAAGCTCCATTGCATCTCGACTGATGGCTCGCTCATCCCTCAAAGTTGAGAGCTATATGCAGATTGTTTTTGTAACATCTGCGGCTTCACTTCTGCTTCCTGTTGTAACAAAT TTCTTGATAGTTGCAAATCGGGAGAAAGGTGGAGGCATCTCATTTTCAGGGTGTATCCAGCTTCTTGGCTTCTGCACATTCGAGTCATGCGTGGGTATATTCTGGCCATCAATCATGAAGATGAGGTCCCAATATATTCCCGAGGAGGCTAGAAGCACCATCATGAATTTCTTCCGCATTCCTCTCAACATATTTGTTTGTGTTGTATTGTACAAT GTTGATGCCTTTCCCATTACTGTCATGTTCGGCATGTGCTCCATATTTCTCTTTGTGGCTTCTCTTCTGCAGAGGCGGCTTCTGGTTATTGCAGAAAGCCAAAAACCAA GATCACACGATTGGACAACTATGAAAGAGATGGAAGCAGAGCCATTAAATGCTTGA
- the LOC110626563 gene encoding molybdate-anion transporter isoform X2 — MSSMLLFLMWVCFTWWKVGFKLNFEPYIDSISGDWLQGPYVYYLYSQYGFGKGEIGQLFIAGFGSSMLFGTIVGSLADKQGRRRACITYCITYILSCITKHSPDYKVLMLGRVLGGIATSLLFSAFESWLVAEHFKRGFDQQWLSMTFSKAIFLGNGLVAIMSGLFGNILVDTLGLGPVSPFDAAACFLAIGMTIIASSWTENYGDFSENKNLLAQFKVAAVAIASDEKIALLGAIQSLFEGSMYTFVFLWTPALSPNGEDIPHGFIFATFMLASMLGSSIASRLMARSSLKVESYMQIVFVTSAASLLLPVVTNFLIVANREKGGGISFSGCIQLLGFCTFESCVGIFWPSIMKMRSQYIPEEARSTIMNFFRIPLNIFVCVVLYNVDAFPITVMFGMCSIFLFVASLLQRRLLVIAESQKPRSHDWTTMKEMEAEPLNA, encoded by the exons ATGTCATCCATGCTCCTTTTTCTTATGTGGGTTTGCTTCACTTGGTGGAAAGTTGGATTTAAGTTAAATTTTGAGCCTTATATAGATTCCATTT CTGGGGATTGGTTGCAGGGACCATATGTGTACTACCTATACAGTCAGTATGGTTTTGGAAAGGGAGAGATAGGCCAGCTCTTTATTGCTGGCTTTGGATCATCTATGTTGTTTGGGACAATTGTTGGTTCTCTTGCTGATAAGCA GGGTCGAAGGAGGGCATGCATTACTTACTGCATAACTTACATTTTAAGCTGCATCACCAAGCATTCTCCTGACTACAAGGTGTTAATGTTGGGACGTGTATTAGGGGGCATTGCCACTTCTCTACTCTTCTCAGCGTTTGAGTCTTGGCTTGTTGCAGAGCACTTTAAG AGGGGTTTTGACCAACAATGGCTGTCAATGACATTCTCAAAAGCAATATTTCTTGGCAATGGTTTGGTTGCGATTATGTCTGGGTTGTTTGGTAATATACTAGTAGATACACTGGGGCTTGGTCCGGTTTCTCCATTTGATGCTGCTGCTTGCTTCCTTGCAATTGGTATGACAATCATAGCATCATCATGGACTGAAAATTATGGAGACTTTTCAGAGAATAAGAACTTACTTGCCCAATTTAAGGTTGCTGCTGTTGCGATTGCCTCTG ATGAGAAAATTGCGTTGTTGGGTGCCATACAGTCCCTATTTGAAGGTTCAATGTACACCTTTGTTTTCCTTTGGACTCCTGCTCTAAGCCCAAATGGTGAGGACATTCCGCATGGTTTTATCTTTGCAACATTCATGCTGGCTTCTATGTTGGGAAGCTCCATTGCATCTCGACTGATGGCTCGCTCATCCCTCAAAGTTGAGAGCTATATGCAGATTGTTTTTGTAACATCTGCGGCTTCACTTCTGCTTCCTGTTGTAACAAAT TTCTTGATAGTTGCAAATCGGGAGAAAGGTGGAGGCATCTCATTTTCAGGGTGTATCCAGCTTCTTGGCTTCTGCACATTCGAGTCATGCGTGGGTATATTCTGGCCATCAATCATGAAGATGAGGTCCCAATATATTCCCGAGGAGGCTAGAAGCACCATCATGAATTTCTTCCGCATTCCTCTCAACATATTTGTTTGTGTTGTATTGTACAAT GTTGATGCCTTTCCCATTACTGTCATGTTCGGCATGTGCTCCATATTTCTCTTTGTGGCTTCTCTTCTGCAGAGGCGGCTTCTGGTTATTGCAGAAAGCCAAAAACCAA GATCACACGATTGGACAACTATGAAAGAGATGGAAGCAGAGCCATTAAATGCTTGA